One Pseudomonas muyukensis DNA segment encodes these proteins:
- a CDS encoding substrate-binding domain-containing protein, producing the protein MFKQRSLQLAVLACAALVAGSACAEVNGGGSTAVKRLYTGNPLYPKLPRLLPDGFSYSAVNSLAGKQAFLANDPTLIWQAAGGTVDFAAGEAVLTASELASYRSTRQSAYGPMIQVPVAGMAVAIPYQKSGLDALQLSAQQLCGVFSGALATWGQVLGTADSTPVRVVYRAGDSGTTEVLSRFLNDSCPSAFRVSSRFTTASLATPPGHWLAVATSADVTAQVSLNEGAIGYVAANYTEAGKNSKVARVSKQPMAAGMAALPTVLAAQAGLGTPQAPASAAERGNPLRWVPTYGSAAGDLPVAGTGYPIVGFSNLLLGQCYQSAADTRAIRDFLGELFAGQRRIAVMGHIFVTLPQPFADELRRTFLFDAYGEGTDIGNPSVCNGIGRP; encoded by the coding sequence GTGTTCAAGCAAAGATCCCTGCAACTGGCCGTACTGGCTTGCGCCGCGCTGGTGGCCGGCAGCGCCTGCGCCGAGGTCAACGGCGGCGGTTCCACGGCGGTGAAGCGCCTTTACACCGGCAATCCGCTGTACCCCAAGCTGCCACGGTTGTTGCCCGATGGCTTCAGCTACAGCGCCGTCAACAGCCTGGCCGGCAAGCAGGCGTTCCTGGCCAACGATCCGACGCTGATCTGGCAGGCGGCCGGTGGCACTGTCGATTTCGCTGCGGGCGAGGCCGTGCTCACGGCCAGTGAACTGGCCAGCTATCGCAGCACCCGGCAAAGCGCCTATGGCCCGATGATCCAGGTGCCGGTGGCCGGCATGGCGGTGGCCATTCCCTATCAGAAGAGCGGGCTCGATGCGCTCCAGCTCAGCGCTCAGCAGTTGTGCGGGGTGTTCTCCGGGGCTTTGGCCACCTGGGGCCAGGTGCTCGGCACTGCCGACAGCACACCGGTGCGGGTGGTGTATCGCGCGGGCGACAGCGGCACCACCGAGGTGCTGTCGCGGTTCCTCAACGACAGCTGCCCGTCGGCCTTCAGGGTATCGTCCCGCTTCACCACGGCCAGCCTCGCCACCCCGCCTGGCCATTGGCTGGCGGTTGCCACCAGCGCCGACGTGACGGCCCAGGTCAGCCTCAACGAAGGGGCCATCGGCTACGTGGCCGCCAACTACACCGAGGCGGGCAAGAACAGCAAGGTCGCCCGGGTCAGCAAGCAGCCCATGGCCGCCGGGATGGCAGCGCTGCCCACGGTGCTGGCTGCCCAGGCCGGGCTGGGCACCCCGCAGGCGCCGGCCAGCGCCGCCGAGCGCGGCAATCCGCTGCGTTGGGTACCGACCTATGGCAGCGCTGCCGGCGACTTGCCGGTGGCCGGCACGGGTTACCCCATCGTCGGCTTCAGCAACCTGCTGCTCGGCCAGTGCTACCAGAGCGCCGCGGATACCCGGGCGATTCGCGACTTCCTCGGCGAACTGTTTGCCGGCCAGCGGCGGATTGCGGTGATGGGCCATATCTTCGTGACCTTGCCACAGCCATTCGCCGATGAGCTGCGCCGCACCTTCCTGTTCGATGCCTATGGCGAAGGCACCGATATCGGCAACCCGTCGGTGTGCAACGGCATCGGCCGGCCTTGA